From Candidatus Babeliales bacterium, the proteins below share one genomic window:
- a CDS encoding HU family DNA-binding protein, translating to MNKSELINELSEETTFSKMDVTRVLDSLTRVVSRALKKGEKVSITGFGSFWISCRPARKGINPATKERIDLPEISIPRFKAGKSLREVVRSVRLG from the coding sequence ATGAATAAGAGCGAATTAATTAATGAGCTCAGCGAAGAGACAACATTTAGTAAAATGGATGTCACTCGTGTGCTAGATTCATTAACACGCGTTGTTAGTCGTGCGTTGAAAAAAGGGGAAAAAGTTTCCATCACTGGATTTGGAAGCTTCTGGATTTCTTGCAGACCAGCGCGTAAGGGAATCAATCCTGCAACAAAAGAACGTATTGATTTGCCTGAAATCAGTATCCCTCGTTTCAAAGCTGGTAAAAGCTTACGTGAAGTTGTTCGTTCCGTAAGACTAGGTTAA